In one Salipiger abyssi genomic region, the following are encoded:
- a CDS encoding response regulator produces MTKGDLSQGIGAALPYLRRYARALTGSQSTGDNYAAATLEAILADRSAAAEASTPKVGLFRVFHGIWATTGAPVASEDSGAIAKAQDRLSKLTTNSREALLLHTIEEFSLSQVGEVMQISTEEADELVRMARHEMADAVSGRVLIIEDEAIIAMDLESIVADLGHRVTGVARTRDAAVKLAGKEAPDLVLADIQLADNSSGIDAVNDILGELGERPVIFITAFPERLLTGERPEPAFLISKPYSEDQVRSAVSQAMFFSSTETLKA; encoded by the coding sequence ATGACAAAGGGTGACCTTAGTCAGGGCATCGGGGCCGCGCTGCCCTATCTGCGCCGCTATGCGCGCGCGCTGACCGGCAGCCAGAGCACCGGCGACAACTATGCCGCCGCGACGCTCGAGGCCATTCTCGCCGACCGCAGCGCCGCCGCCGAGGCCAGCACGCCCAAGGTCGGCCTGTTCCGGGTCTTCCACGGCATCTGGGCGACAACCGGCGCGCCGGTCGCGAGCGAAGACAGCGGCGCGATCGCCAAGGCGCAGGACCGACTGTCCAAGCTGACCACCAACAGCCGCGAAGCGCTGCTGCTGCACACGATCGAGGAATTCAGCCTCAGCCAGGTGGGCGAGGTCATGCAGATCTCCACCGAAGAGGCCGATGAGCTGGTGCGCATGGCCCGCCACGAGATGGCGGATGCGGTCTCGGGCCGGGTGCTGATCATCGAGGACGAGGCGATCATCGCCATGGATCTCGAAAGCATCGTCGCCGATCTCGGCCACCGGGTGACGGGCGTGGCCCGCACCCGCGACGCGGCGGTGAAGCTCGCCGGGAAAGAGGCACCGGATCTGGTGCTGGCCGATATCCAGCTTGCCGACAATTCCTCGGGCATCGACGCGGTGAACGACATTCTCGGAGAGCTGGGCGAGCGCCCGGTGATCTTCATCACCGCCTTCCCCGAGCGGCTGCTGACCGGCGAACGGCCGGAACCGGCCTTCCTGATCTCCAAACCCTATTCCGAGGATCAGGTGCGCTCGGCGGTGAGCCAGGCGATGTTCTTCTCCTCGACCGAGACGCTGAAAGCCTGA
- a CDS encoding NepR family anti-sigma factor gives MIDENLRRVYQDMLDEAVPDRFLDLIAQLRAQDEGSDPTEGDPK, from the coding sequence GTGATCGACGAGAACCTGCGGCGGGTCTATCAGGACATGCTGGACGAAGCCGTTCCCGACCGGTTTCTCGACCTGATCGCTCAGTTGCGCGCGCAGGACGAGGGCAGCGACCCGACAGAGGGGGATCCCAAATGA
- a CDS encoding RNA polymerase sigma factor produces the protein MSADPRDEIVGHIPALRAFALSLTRNGAVADDMVQDTLVKAWTKIGTFEAGTNMRAWLFTILRNTYYSNRRKAGREVSDAEGIFTESLSEKPAHDGRLQMADFRRAFVQLSDEQREALILVGAQGFSYEDAAETCGVAVGTIKSRVNRARARLAELLKLDDEDELEMTDQATMAVVAAGRAGGVLG, from the coding sequence ATGAGTGCCGACCCTCGCGACGAGATTGTCGGTCATATCCCGGCGCTGCGCGCCTTCGCGCTGTCGTTGACCCGCAACGGTGCGGTTGCCGACGACATGGTGCAGGACACTCTGGTAAAGGCCTGGACCAAGATCGGCACCTTCGAGGCCGGCACCAATATGCGGGCTTGGCTCTTTACCATTCTGCGCAACACCTATTATTCGAACCGGCGCAAGGCCGGGCGCGAGGTGTCTGATGCCGAGGGGATCTTTACCGAAAGCCTGTCGGAAAAGCCCGCCCATGACGGGCGCCTGCAAATGGCCGATTTCCGCCGTGCCTTCGTGCAGCTCTCCGACGAACAACGCGAGGCGCTGATCCTTGTCGGCGCGCAGGGCTTTTCCTATGAAGATGCGGCAGAGACCTGCGGCGTTGCCGTCGGCACGATCAAGAGCCGAGTCAACCGCGCCCGTGCGCGGCTGGCCGAACTGCTCAAGCTCGACGATGAGGACGAGCTTGAGATGACCGACCAGGCGACCATGGCCGTTGTGGCCGCGGGGCGCGCGGGCGGTGTGCTGGGCTGA
- a CDS encoding sensor histidine kinase — MTLADSPRLRPMGLAARMILFLTLALVPIGVVAYFQTAKLQQETRLRSQLSLVALTEAAAVGERETVLRAQGVAQALGATLGQELRELDDLEECSAQLSAYLTASPGYSFAALMTDDGRIPCSSAGAGLDSRNSPRLQTLIETPGATAWLNRSAPISAREVIVVAEPFFHDGSLAGHVLLSVPSALLPSRQGDDVPADFEDLVTINEHGEILSSREGIDNVAGLLPADLDLASLVGARAQSFAARSADGTTRVYAAAPLVPGMVHALGIWSRDNAEAQAITVSGIAKALPLLMWAASVIVAFLAVNRLVIRHVKRLSRRMRTFARTRRIADLRVRGEMPSELAEMEDDFLDMAEGILRDEAQQENALREKTILLKEVHHRVKNNLQLISSIMNMQIRQARASETRMVLHRLQDRIRSLATIHRNLYQTDDLGHVDAGRLLGDLVQQMAQMTEISGRPVKVETVLDPIEAVPDQAVPVSLLTAEALTNAMKYAAPPEGERQARVSVRFVRDDNGGAVLEITNTAALEGPAQSEEEAEMDIEPAGLGSRLIQAFAMQLGGTLEQGLEGGIYRVRVDFALKDFEPDETVPTGVPNVRDF; from the coding sequence ATGACTCTTGCGGACAGCCCGCGCCTGCGCCCCATGGGGCTTGCGGCGCGCATGATCCTCTTTCTGACCCTGGCGCTGGTGCCGATCGGCGTCGTGGCGTATTTCCAGACCGCCAAGCTCCAGCAGGAGACGCGCCTGCGCTCGCAGCTCTCGCTGGTGGCGCTGACCGAGGCCGCTGCGGTGGGCGAGCGTGAAACCGTGCTGCGTGCCCAGGGCGTCGCGCAGGCGCTGGGGGCGACGCTCGGGCAGGAACTGCGCGAGCTCGACGATCTCGAGGAGTGCTCGGCGCAGCTCTCCGCCTATCTGACCGCATCGCCGGGCTATTCCTTTGCCGCGCTGATGACGGATGACGGCCGGATTCCCTGCTCCTCGGCAGGGGCGGGGCTCGACAGCCGCAACTCACCGCGGCTTCAGACGCTGATCGAGACGCCTGGCGCCACCGCCTGGCTCAACCGCTCGGCGCCGATCAGCGCGCGCGAGGTCATCGTCGTTGCCGAGCCGTTCTTCCACGACGGCTCGCTTGCCGGCCATGTGCTGCTCTCGGTGCCCTCCGCGCTGCTGCCGAGCCGGCAGGGCGACGACGTGCCGGCGGATTTCGAGGATCTCGTGACGATCAACGAACATGGCGAGATCCTCTCCTCACGCGAGGGGATCGACAATGTCGCCGGGCTTCTGCCCGCCGATCTCGATCTCGCCAGCCTGGTGGGCGCGCGGGCGCAGAGCTTTGCCGCGCGCAGCGCCGACGGCACGACGCGCGTCTATGCCGCTGCTCCGCTGGTGCCCGGAATGGTGCATGCGCTGGGGATCTGGAGCCGCGACAATGCCGAGGCGCAGGCGATCACCGTCAGCGGCATCGCCAAGGCTCTGCCGCTCTTGATGTGGGCGGCCTCGGTGATCGTGGCGTTTCTGGCGGTCAACCGGCTGGTGATCCGCCACGTCAAACGCCTGTCGCGGCGCATGCGCACCTTTGCCCGCACCCGCCGCATCGCCGATCTGCGGGTGCGCGGCGAAATGCCCTCGGAGCTGGCAGAGATGGAGGACGATTTCCTCGACATGGCCGAGGGGATCCTGCGCGATGAGGCGCAGCAGGAAAACGCCCTGCGCGAAAAGACCATCCTGCTCAAGGAGGTGCACCACCGGGTCAAGAACAACCTCCAGCTCATTTCCTCGATCATGAACATGCAGATCCGCCAGGCGCGGGCGTCCGAGACGCGCATGGTGCTGCACCGCTTGCAGGACCGCATCCGCAGCCTCGCCACGATCCACCGCAACCTCTACCAGACCGACGATCTCGGCCATGTGGATGCCGGGCGGCTGCTCGGCGATCTGGTGCAGCAGATGGCGCAGATGACCGAAATCAGCGGCCGTCCGGTGAAGGTCGAGACCGTGCTCGATCCGATCGAGGCGGTGCCCGATCAGGCGGTGCCGGTGTCGCTGCTCACCGCCGAAGCGCTGACCAACGCGATGAAATACGCAGCCCCGCCCGAGGGCGAGCGCCAGGCGCGGGTTTCGGTGCGTTTCGTGCGGGACGACAACGGCGGCGCGGTGCTTGAGATCACCAACACCGCCGCGCTGGAAGGGCCGGCGCAATCCGAGGAGGAGGCCGAGATGGATATCGAGCCCGCCGGGCTTGGCTCGCGGCTGATCCAGGCCTTTGCCATGCAGCTCGGCGGCACGCTGGAGCAGGGGCTTGAGGGCGGGATTTACCGGGTCCGGGTGGACTTTGCGCTGAAGGATTTCGAACCGGACGAAACCGTGCCGACCGGGGTGCCCAATGTCCGCGATTTCTGA
- a CDS encoding amidoligase family protein: protein MSAISDPPPVLPLPRPHTADGRARHVGVEIELSGLTEARVAALLSRSLGGEAREQVPGQWQVTDSRLGDFEIYLDSRPLLKLEYEGLGRQLRDLARNVVPVEIVSKPLEIAQIAELDIALDRLAEAGATGTSGGVLLGFGVHFNPEAVSLDFDDIAPVLTAYALVEDHLRRIAGIDMSRRLLPWVDPYPRALIDRLAAPGAPTTMAKLIDTYLEHAPSRNHGLDMLCLFAQIDRTRVARVMDMEQISARPTYHWRLPDCRIDEPNWSLAREWNRWVLVERVAGNTTLLERLKSAWREHRASLTTIRPDWAWKVQELLLEAGL from the coding sequence ATGTCCGCGATTTCTGATCCGCCGCCGGTCCTGCCTCTGCCGCGCCCGCACACGGCTGACGGGCGCGCGCGGCATGTCGGCGTCGAGATCGAGCTGTCCGGGCTCACCGAGGCGCGGGTGGCGGCGCTGCTGAGCCGGAGCCTGGGCGGTGAGGCGCGCGAGCAGGTGCCGGGCCAATGGCAGGTGACCGACAGCCGCCTCGGCGATTTCGAGATCTATCTCGACAGCCGGCCGCTGCTGAAGCTGGAATACGAGGGGCTGGGCCGGCAGCTGCGCGATCTGGCGCGCAATGTGGTGCCGGTGGAGATCGTCTCCAAACCGCTGGAAATCGCGCAGATCGCCGAGCTCGACATTGCGCTCGACCGGCTGGCCGAGGCGGGCGCGACGGGCACCTCCGGCGGGGTGCTGCTCGGTTTCGGCGTGCATTTCAATCCCGAGGCGGTGTCGCTGGATTTCGACGATATCGCGCCGGTGCTGACCGCCTATGCGCTGGTCGAGGACCACCTGCGCCGCATCGCCGGGATCGACATGTCGCGCCGGCTGCTGCCCTGGGTCGATCCCTATCCGCGTGCGCTGATCGACCGGCTGGCGGCGCCGGGGGCGCCGACCACCATGGCGAAGCTGATCGACACCTATCTGGAGCATGCGCCCTCGCGCAATCACGGGCTCGACATGCTCTGTCTGTTTGCGCAGATCGACCGCACGCGGGTGGCGCGGGTGATGGATATGGAGCAGATCTCGGCCCGGCCCACCTATCACTGGCGGCTGCCCGACTGCCGCATCGACGAGCCGAACTGGTCGCTGGCCAGGGAGTGGAACCGCTGGGTGCTGGTCGAGCGGGTGGCGGGGAACACAACCTTGCTGGAGCGCCTCAAATCCGCCTGGCGTGAGCACCGCGCCTCGCTGACCACGATCCGTCCGGACTGGGCCTGGAAGGTGCAGGAACTGCTGCTGGAGGCGGGGCTGTGA
- a CDS encoding gamma-glutamyl-gamma-aminobutyrate hydrolase family protein encodes MRPVIGVTVSRRSGWRVFPLMALAIRLAGGRALRWQTGYRKVDLDAVDGVVIGGGDDIAPTLYGGELRVGVRLDPARDKLEQEVLRGAFERQLPILGICRGSQMLNIVLGGTLHQDAYQVYDSRNIRTILPRKKVSIGSGTLLAHSARAECLYVNALHSQAVDRLGDGLQVAARDEGGMVQAIERMSDPFALGVQWHPEHLIYRRAHRRLFRSLVAAARAGHENAAQLPAAEAEAEEAGAALWN; translated from the coding sequence GTGAGGCCGGTGATCGGGGTCACGGTGTCGCGCCGCTCGGGCTGGCGTGTGTTTCCGCTGATGGCGCTGGCGATCCGGCTTGCGGGCGGGCGGGCGCTGCGCTGGCAGACGGGCTATCGCAAGGTCGATCTCGACGCGGTCGACGGGGTGGTGATCGGCGGCGGCGACGATATCGCGCCGACGCTTTACGGCGGCGAGCTGCGCGTCGGTGTGCGGCTCGACCCGGCGCGCGACAAGCTGGAGCAGGAGGTGCTGCGCGGCGCTTTCGAGCGGCAACTGCCAATCCTGGGGATCTGCCGGGGCTCGCAGATGCTCAATATCGTGCTGGGCGGCACGCTGCACCAGGATGCCTATCAGGTCTACGATTCGCGCAATATCCGCACCATCCTGCCGCGCAAAAAAGTCTCGATCGGCAGCGGCACGCTGCTGGCGCATTCGGCGCGGGCGGAATGTCTTTATGTCAATGCGCTGCACAGCCAGGCGGTGGATCGGCTGGGCGACGGCTTGCAGGTCGCCGCGCGCGACGAGGGCGGCATGGTGCAGGCCATCGAACGCATGAGCGACCCGTTCGCGCTGGGGGTGCAGTGGCACCCGGAACATCTGATCTATCGCCGCGCGCATCGCCGGCTGTTCCGCTCGCTGGTGGCGGCGGCGCGGGCCGGGCACGAGAATGCCGCACAGCTTCCCGCCGCCGAGGCAGAGGCGGAGGAGGCCGGCGCCGCACTCTGGAACTAG
- a CDS encoding PRC-barrel domain-containing protein: protein MLYSLAEMLSWRARTGGKEAMVTDMLFDLRSRHLTYLSLAVDGPPGGQALAAASRMGPPDMEARALPLEISEEELARAPHWDGGDTAQLDALMLAMPPLVVGPFGATHAPLAMASYAAGQAEPQDDDPRATEALDRYERLTRWLGGPVFARDGEVGSLSDLLFDFEANRINYLIVDNGKFFGHQQRALPFTALAHRAPGAKGGHLVLDLSQAEVEAAPEAQTVISDA, encoded by the coding sequence ATGCTCTACAGTCTTGCCGAGATGCTGAGCTGGCGCGCGCGCACGGGCGGAAAAGAGGCGATGGTCACAGACATGCTGTTCGACCTGCGGAGCCGTCATCTGACCTACCTGTCGCTCGCGGTGGACGGCCCGCCCGGCGGGCAGGCGCTCGCGGCGGCGTCGCGGATGGGACCGCCCGACATGGAGGCACGCGCGCTGCCGCTGGAGATCAGCGAAGAAGAGCTGGCCCGCGCCCCGCATTGGGATGGTGGCGATACCGCGCAGCTCGACGCGCTCATGCTCGCGATGCCGCCGCTTGTAGTGGGGCCGTTCGGCGCCACCCATGCGCCGCTCGCCATGGCGAGCTATGCCGCCGGGCAGGCCGAGCCGCAGGACGACGACCCCCGCGCCACGGAAGCGCTCGACCGCTACGAGCGGCTGACCCGCTGGCTCGGCGGCCCGGTCTTCGCCCGCGATGGCGAGGTCGGCAGCCTGTCCGATCTGCTGTTCGACTTCGAGGCGAACCGGATCAATTATCTCATTGTCGACAATGGGAAATTCTTCGGCCACCAGCAGCGCGCCCTGCCCTTCACCGCATTGGCGCACCGGGCGCCGGGAGCCAAGGGCGGGCATCTGGTTCTGGATCTCTCCCAAGCCGAGGTCGAGGCCGCGCCGGAGGCGCAGACGGTCATATCCGACGCCTGA
- the hemP gene encoding hemin uptake protein HemP yields the protein MMESRVNADTATPALPRHTARDLTAGGNIAEIELDGQVYTLRITKAGKLILTK from the coding sequence ATGATGGAAAGCAGAGTGAATGCCGACACCGCAACGCCGGCGCTGCCGCGCCACACCGCGCGCGACCTGACGGCAGGCGGCAATATCGCCGAGATCGAGCTGGACGGGCAGGTCTATACCCTCCGGATCACCAAGGCGGGAAAACTGATCCTGACCAAGTGA
- a CDS encoding imelysin family protein, translated as MKLATSTALALLLATPALAATDKAAVLDTYADIAEAGYEDSLTTAKALQEAVAALIADPSEETLAAAREAWLVSRNPYQQTEAYRFGNAIVDDWEGKVNAWPLDEGLIDYVDASYGGPTDENEYAALNVIANPQVTLAGNEVDASEITPELIADTLNEADGIETNVARGYHAIEFLLWGQDLNGTGPGAGERPYTDYVTGDDCTGGNCDRRADYLQAATDLLVSDLEEMVAAWGEGGEAREAVMEDENAGITAMLTGMGSLSYGEQAGERMRLGLMLNDPEEEHDCFSDNTHNSHYYDGKGIQNVYLGSYTRIDGSTVEGPSLSALVAETDADLDAEMKAKLDTTMEKLGDIKEAAEGGFSYDQMLAAGDEKGEALVMGGVDALIDQTRTIERIVSTLDISDIDFEGSDSLDNPNAVFQ; from the coding sequence ATGAAACTCGCCACTTCCACCGCACTCGCGCTGCTTCTGGCAACGCCGGCCCTGGCGGCCACCGACAAGGCCGCGGTGCTCGACACCTATGCCGATATCGCCGAGGCCGGCTATGAGGACAGCCTGACCACCGCCAAGGCGTTGCAGGAGGCCGTCGCCGCACTGATCGCCGACCCCTCCGAAGAGACGCTCGCCGCCGCCCGCGAGGCCTGGCTGGTCTCGCGCAACCCCTATCAGCAGACCGAGGCCTACCGTTTCGGCAACGCGATCGTGGACGACTGGGAGGGCAAGGTGAATGCCTGGCCGCTCGACGAGGGGCTGATCGACTATGTCGATGCCTCCTATGGCGGTCCGACCGACGAGAACGAATATGCCGCGCTGAACGTCATCGCCAACCCGCAGGTGACGCTGGCCGGCAATGAGGTGGATGCCTCCGAGATCACGCCCGAGCTGATCGCCGATACGCTGAACGAGGCCGACGGGATCGAGACCAATGTGGCGCGCGGCTATCACGCCATCGAATTCCTGCTCTGGGGGCAGGATCTGAACGGCACCGGCCCCGGCGCGGGCGAGCGCCCCTATACCGATTACGTCACCGGCGACGACTGCACCGGCGGCAATTGCGACCGCCGTGCGGATTACCTGCAAGCGGCCACCGACCTGCTGGTCTCGGATCTCGAAGAGATGGTCGCCGCATGGGGCGAGGGTGGCGAGGCCCGCGAGGCCGTGATGGAAGACGAGAATGCCGGCATCACCGCGATGCTGACCGGCATGGGCTCGCTCTCCTATGGCGAGCAGGCCGGCGAGCGGATGCGTCTGGGCCTGATGCTCAACGATCCCGAGGAAGAGCATGACTGCTTCTCCGACAACACCCACAACTCGCACTATTACGACGGCAAGGGCATCCAGAACGTCTATCTGGGCAGCTACACCCGCATCGACGGCAGCACCGTCGAGGGCCCGTCGCTGAGCGCGCTTGTGGCCGAGACCGATGCCGATCTCGATGCCGAGATGAAGGCCAAGCTCGACACCACGATGGAAAAGCTGGGTGACATCAAGGAGGCCGCCGAGGGCGGGTTCTCCTATGACCAGATGCTCGCCGCCGGTGACGAGAAGGGCGAGGCGCTGGTGATGGGCGGTGTCGACGCGCTGATCGACCAGACGCGCACCATCGAGCGCATCGTCTCGACGCTCGATATCAGCGACATCGACTTCGAAGGCTCCGACAGCCTCGATAACCCGAACGCCGTTTTCCAGTAA
- a CDS encoding (2Fe-2S)-binding protein: MIVCSCQGISDRDIHAAIDWMRASDARAIITPGKIYHALGKAADCGGCMPLFLQTMRSNDNLEVPMELRGLKRRGKTQENRYEGRRKGH; the protein is encoded by the coding sequence ATGATCGTCTGTAGTTGCCAGGGCATCAGCGACCGCGACATTCATGCCGCCATCGACTGGATGCGCGCCTCGGACGCGCGGGCGATCATCACCCCCGGCAAGATTTATCATGCCCTCGGAAAAGCGGCCGATTGCGGAGGCTGTATGCCGCTTTTCTTGCAAACCATGCGCTCAAACGACAATCTGGAAGTCCCCATGGAACTCCGTGGCCTCAAACGGCGCGGAAAAACACAGGAAAACCGATATGAAGGGCGACGAAAAGGTCATTGA
- the bfr gene encoding bacterioferritin — protein MKGDEKVIEYLNKALRSELTAVSQYWLHYRLQEDWGLGHMAKKSREESIEEMHHADKLIQRIIFLGGHPNLQKLDPLRIGQTPKETLEADLAAENEARALYKEAREHCEKVGDYVSKNLFEELMTDEEGHIDFLETQLELYGKIGEERYALLNASPMDEAE, from the coding sequence ATGAAGGGCGACGAAAAGGTCATTGAATACCTCAACAAGGCGCTGCGGTCCGAGCTGACAGCCGTCAGCCAGTACTGGCTGCATTACCGCCTGCAAGAGGATTGGGGCCTGGGCCACATGGCCAAGAAAAGCCGCGAGGAAAGCATCGAGGAGATGCACCACGCGGACAAGCTGATCCAGCGGATCATCTTCCTCGGCGGGCACCCGAACCTGCAAAAGCTCGACCCGCTGCGCATCGGCCAGACGCCGAAGGAGACGCTGGAGGCCGATCTCGCCGCCGAGAACGAGGCGCGCGCGCTTTACAAGGAAGCCCGCGAGCATTGCGAAAAGGTCGGCGATTACGTGAGCAAGAACCTGTTCGAAGAGCTGATGACGGACGAGGAGGGCCATATCGACTTCCTCGAAACCCAGCTTGAGCTCTACGGCAAGATTGGAGAGGAACGCTATGCGCTTCTCAATGCCTCGCCGATGGACGAGGCCGAGTGA
- a CDS encoding di-heme oxidoreductase family protein codes for MPRRWTRPSELALCAALLTSGAVAVAEAVLPDPGDPHLTIIPRTTEERARIAAVTAPARDFSAAERFEARPGGAATVPGRRAAQAFAQPSANMPEARRMDFALGDALFQKLWASSPSSTLASDGLGPLYNARSCQACHIRDGRGHPPEGPGDDAVSMFLRVSVPADPQAEMPAIAGWIATAPDPVYGGQLQEFGTVGHRGEYRLEVRYEEIAVPLSGGETAHLRKPTYRAADLAYGPLAEDAMLSPRVAPPMIGLGLLEAIPAADILALADPEDADGDGISGRASLVWSREHDRAVLGRFGWKAGEPTIREQSAAAFSGDIGIATPLVPTLWGDCSVAQSACREAPHGGNAQGLEISAEAFDVLSYYTANLAVPARRDPGDAEVLRGKQVFYDTGCTACHTPKFVTARLEDQPEQSFQLIWPYSDLLLHDMGEGLADHRPEGRATGTEWRTAPLWGIGLTGAVSGHTTFLHDGRARSLLEAVLWHGGEAQPHRDAVVSMAPADRAALIRYLESL; via the coding sequence ATGCCTCGCCGATGGACGAGGCCGAGTGAGCTTGCTCTCTGCGCCGCGCTGCTGACAAGCGGCGCGGTGGCGGTCGCCGAGGCCGTGCTGCCCGATCCGGGCGATCCGCATCTCACCATCATTCCCCGCACCACGGAAGAGCGTGCCCGCATTGCTGCGGTCACGGCGCCCGCGCGTGATTTCTCCGCCGCCGAGCGCTTCGAGGCGCGTCCCGGCGGCGCCGCCACCGTGCCGGGCCGGCGCGCTGCGCAGGCCTTTGCGCAGCCCTCGGCCAATATGCCCGAGGCGCGGCGGATGGATTTCGCCCTCGGCGACGCGCTGTTCCAGAAGCTCTGGGCCTCCTCGCCCTCTTCGACCCTGGCCTCCGACGGGCTGGGGCCGCTCTATAACGCGCGCAGCTGCCAAGCCTGCCATATCCGCGACGGGCGCGGCCACCCGCCCGAAGGGCCGGGGGACGACGCGGTGTCGATGTTCCTGCGGGTCTCGGTGCCCGCCGATCCGCAGGCCGAGATGCCCGCCATCGCCGGCTGGATCGCCACCGCGCCGGACCCGGTCTATGGCGGCCAGTTGCAGGAGTTCGGCACGGTCGGGCATCGCGGAGAATACCGGCTTGAGGTCCGCTATGAAGAGATCGCGGTGCCGCTCTCGGGCGGCGAGACCGCGCATCTGCGCAAACCCACCTATCGCGCCGCCGATCTCGCCTATGGCCCGCTCGCCGAGGATGCGATGCTGAGCCCGCGCGTGGCGCCGCCGATGATCGGGCTGGGACTTCTGGAAGCGATCCCGGCAGCCGACATCCTGGCGCTGGCCGATCCCGAGGATGCCGATGGCGACGGCATTTCGGGGCGCGCGTCGCTGGTCTGGTCGCGCGAACATGATCGCGCGGTGCTGGGCCGCTTCGGCTGGAAGGCGGGCGAGCCGACGATCCGCGAGCAATCGGCGGCGGCGTTTTCCGGCGATATCGGCATCGCCACGCCGCTGGTGCCGACGCTCTGGGGGGATTGCAGCGTCGCGCAGAGCGCCTGCCGCGAGGCGCCCCATGGCGGCAATGCGCAGGGGCTGGAGATCTCTGCCGAGGCCTTCGACGTGCTCAGCTATTACACCGCCAATCTCGCGGTGCCCGCCCGCCGCGACCCCGGCGATGCGGAGGTTTTGCGCGGCAAGCAGGTGTTTTACGACACCGGCTGCACCGCCTGCCACACCCCGAAATTCGTCACCGCCCGGCTGGAGGATCAGCCCGAGCAGAGCTTTCAGCTCATCTGGCCCTATTCCGATCTGCTGCTGCACGACATGGGCGAGGGGCTTGCCGATCACCGCCCCGAGGGGCGTGCCACCGGGACGGAATGGCGCACCGCGCCGCTCTGGGGCATCGGCTTGACCGGGGCGGTATCGGGGCATACCACATTCCTGCATGACGGCCGTGCGCGGTCGCTGCTCGAAGCCGTTCTCTGGCATGGCGGAGAGGCGCAGCCCCATCGCGACGCGGTGGTCTCCATGGCGCCCGCGGACCGTGCCGCGCTGATCCGATATCTGGAAAGTCTCTGA
- a CDS encoding imelysin family protein — protein sequence MRYALMLCASLAATPAVAGVEEALTDHILPGYAGFTEEAQALADAAQQDCTAPALRDPWNAAFDAWTEIGDVRMGPSETGALSVAFWPDTRGFTPKTLARMISGEEEAGRDPQAFAEVSIAARGLFALERMLYDEDLSGYEAGSYACTLVQTITADLAAQAGALESGWREGFADVLRSAGEEGNTTYLSEDEALRALYTQILSSLEFTADTRLGRPLGTFERPRPARAEAWRSGRSLRNVVMDAAAAAALAHALADWELPETEAAMARLREVADRVTDPAFQDIDDPSARLRVEIVQQHIRALADAIELEIGLPLGLTPGFNSQDGD from the coding sequence ATGCGATACGCTCTTATGCTCTGCGCCAGCCTCGCCGCCACGCCCGCCGTGGCCGGGGTCGAAGAGGCGCTTACCGATCACATCCTGCCCGGCTATGCGGGCTTTACCGAAGAGGCGCAGGCGTTGGCCGATGCCGCGCAGCAGGACTGCACCGCGCCCGCGCTGCGCGATCCCTGGAACGCGGCTTTCGACGCCTGGACCGAGATCGGCGACGTGCGCATGGGCCCCTCGGAAACCGGTGCGCTCTCGGTGGCCTTCTGGCCCGATACGCGGGGCTTTACCCCCAAGACGCTGGCGCGGATGATCTCCGGCGAGGAAGAGGCCGGGCGCGATCCGCAGGCCTTTGCCGAGGTCTCGATCGCCGCGCGCGGGCTCTTCGCGCTGGAGCGTATGCTCTATGACGAGGATCTCTCGGGCTACGAGGCCGGCAGCTACGCCTGCACGCTGGTGCAGACCATCACCGCCGATCTCGCCGCCCAGGCCGGGGCGTTGGAGAGCGGCTGGCGTGAGGGCTTTGCCGATGTGCTGCGGAGCGCCGGGGAGGAGGGCAACACCACCTATCTCTCCGAAGACGAGGCGCTGCGGGCGCTTTACACCCAGATCCTCTCCAGCCTCGAATTCACCGCCGACACGCGGCTGGGCCGCCCGCTCGGCACGTTCGAGCGCCCGCGCCCGGCGCGAGCCGAGGCCTGGCGCTCGGGCCGCAGCCTGCGCAACGTGGTGATGGATGCCGCCGCCGCCGCCGCGCTCGCCCATGCGCTCGCCGACTGGGAACTGCCCGAGACCGAGGCCGCCATGGCGCGGCTGCGCGAGGTGGCGGACCGCGTCACCGACCCGGCCTTTCAGGATATCGACGACCCGTCGGCGCGGCTGCGCGTCGAGATCGTGCAGCAGCATATCCGCGCGCTGGCCGATGCCATCGAGCTCGAGATCGGCCTGCCGCTGGGGCTGACCCCGGGCTTCAACTCGCAGGACGGAGACTGA